atttcatttgcatttgtttttaattaataatttcttaacatttttaatatttattttaatataaatattatttaataagttttaatGACTATGtaacataaatataattttatatatatttaatatattttaaaattataccttttttattgatcaatgtaaatataattttaataaaatttaattatctattataattaaatatatattttaatctaatgtctttaatagtcattttctatttttatcttaTTGCTACAATTCTTTGAATCCAATCACACACACTATtgctatttttaattttactgttaCAGTGTCCAATTTTATCATTACAGTAACTAATCTTCACAGTCACCAatatttttaacctcaccggagatAAATGGACTGTCCATCCAACTTAAGTCTTgtcttcaatatttatattagtAGATCTTGAGACTAAATTTGGAGGGTTtaattaagattttcaaaattcttaaaagtttaatgaaatttccttttgttttttaaaatgggatctatttatttatttatttttgaaatttatgagaatttccaaaaagaaattaagataatttaattaaatttttcaaaaaaaaaattaaatgagaatttaaaaaattggaagcttaattaaaaaattcaagagaaaaatgaaatttttgagaGGCAAGGCCGTCATTGGCCACTGTTACCATTTACCCacactttattaatttaatattgattctaaaaaaaattataaaagtttcatTAATTGataaaagtaataaattaaaattttaacttgcCAGAAGCTGTAAACCACGGATTAATCTACTTATTGAGGCTCCATCTCCATTAAATTTTGGATTCAAGAATAATCACTTGTATCTCTTCAATAAAgaaaatgattgtatgaaacagtgatgCCACGTCATCTatatccctttccaatagttttatgccacatcagtacACTTATCttgaatttcaggattttatcctgaaaaaaatcaaatccaaattaaaatactaaaattcaggataaaatcctaaaattcagGATAAGAATACTGATGTGACATAAAACTATTGGAAATGGATACAGATGACGCggcgtcactgtttcatacaatcttttctcCTTCAATACATATGTAGTTAGCATGTATGTTTCCGCCAGCACCTGACCCAATACTTTTCACAAAACTATATCAATTTATAACTTCAAATATAAAAGTTTTCCTCTTTTCTTAAAAAATGGACACATTTGCAATTAAATATGGAAGTTCAATACCATCCATGAATATGTTTATCTATGAATTGcattcaaattttgttttaaaaaccgattgagttttagttcaattAGCATGGGTATTATCGTCAACGCAAGAGGTTGTAGGTTTGAGTTTGTTGAGgtacattattctcctatttataggtAATTAATCTAGAAATAATGATTGTTTTGTTTTGTAAAGGAAgagtgatttttttttaagatattGGATCAATATATTCGGACTAAGTCTAAAATCATTAAACTTTTTGTTGACAAGATGGTGTGGTCGAGACTTGACTCTTATAATGTAACATCATTACCACAATGTGAAGTAACCAGGATCAACTTCATTATAGTAGCAAATTACATATCATCTTACCACATATCAATATAATCTCTTTCCGAacaatattttcttatttatgtttAATCGTAATATGATAGCAGCCTTTTGCTTGTCCTTGAACAGAAACCAAATATTGTCTCTACCTCCAAAAGAAAATGTTTGGTTCTCATCTTGATTGCTATAGTTTAATGTAAATTCTGTTACCTAATAAAATCTAATATGAGAAGTTGGGTTAACATTCCTACTCTACCCTACCCATATGTAAATGAATTCCTTCATTGAATGGGGGTTGCTCAAAGGGTTATCCATCGTCTTCCAAATTGGGCTCCATGATTTTGGTTTTACTTGAAGGTAGAAAAGAAACCTAGAAAGGCCAAAGTTGGGCTTCGCCTTAGGCTAAGGCCAATGGAAGGAAACAGTTCGAAGTTGTAATTCCAAGTCAATTTAGTGTTGCAGCAGACTGATGATTGACGAATGCCGCACagtatttaattctatataaatttggtattttgttaattGGATTAGTTGGTTACTTCAACAATGctccaaatataaaaatatcaccTTCCCTGCCTGCATCATCATACCAGTCAATATCTACTTCATTAATCCTTCAAATTTCTATTAGAGAGTCGGTCTTTGTTGAATTATACCTTATTCTTGTATTCCAATATATCTCAAATGTTAAAATTcggtataaatatttaaaatccgaACAAAGTAAATATATTGTAATAAGCTCTACATAACATTGATCAAAATTTATTCACTCTCTATACAGCATCTCCTTACTTTTCATTCAGCTGTTGTGTTGCATCCTTTATAAGTCCAGCAAATTTAGCTGATAACACACGAATTCGGATTTTCTTCCGCACTTACGACTCGATAATATGTAGTCATGTGAGGATTATAGGCCTTGTAAGCCTTAACAAGCTCAGCAATCTgatcactttctttctttttatcgTCCTCCTTCTTGCcaccgccgccgccgccgccgccgccgccacCACCACCACCGCTGCCTTCATCTTTCTTGGCTCCTCCTCcatcttttttctcttcttttgccGGTCCAACCGTTAAAATCTCGGTATACCATTGTTTTCTCAACTTGTTCACTATGTTAATCGGGTCAACGTCGCCGATGACTGTCAACTTCTTGTCTTTCATATCCATCGAAATAGAATCAACACCTACAAAAATTAGAGAGAATTGAAGAATACAAGTTCCTGATAATAAACCATTAATATTAGAGAACAAAAAGAGATGTTTTAAGCAAGTACCGGAGAGACCGGAAACAGCTTTCATGGCTTTCTGTTTCTCTTTGCCTTCATGTAAATCCAATTTCAAGACAACTTTCTgtaagaagaaaacaaaaagtgAAACCAAATCAGAGTCAGAGAGAAACCCATGAAAGATTCAATATCTTTGGTAAGAAAAAGTGGGAGGAAAAATAGATTAAAGGGGAAGGAAACTTGACCTTCATTGGTACTGAAACAGGAAGCAGTGACCAAACAAAACAATGATTGAGACGATCATGAAAACCATCAAATTGTAAGACAACATATAAATAGACGAAGTACATAGCAAATCGGGGCGGGTAAAATCCGTGTTAATGGTAAGGTTTAATTTCGTCCTCTGTCCCTGTATTCtttgaaaatttaaagtttagtcCCCTTTTAAGAATTAAAGTCCCAATTGATATAttgttaattgaaatttattaaattagagTATATTTCTATAGTGACTACATATTGtcaataaataatattaagaagACAAGGAAGaagtataaatttattaaaagttaattatGATTGCTATATTTGTTTTTAGAAGGATTCAACTTCAAAAGTTTGTATTATTTGTACTTAATATAATTATAGTTGATTATTTACTAAGGTCTTTGGCTTTGAGTGTTGATATTTAAGTTTCACTTTACTTAAATCATGTGTgggttttatttaaatatatatttaacttaaattttactatattcaaattattttcaaaattattctGATTCAaggtaaattatatatataataatatgaatgTACAAACTTTGTAATTGTCAATCTAATTGATTATCAATCAAGTAGAAAAGGAAATATTATGTgaattttataatatcattattttctatttaggttttttttagtagTGTATTACTCGAAatttatatataagttttatattattttataaatatatttttaaattgattttttttaaattttattcacgCTATTTAGTTAATGAATGCAAACGTACTTGCAAAACTATTAGTAACTTTTTTTTAGCAACTTTTTCTTTGAACTTTTTAATCAtctgagataaaaaaaaattatctaaggTTATTGGAAGAAAAAAGAATAATCGGATATTAATgttctaaaaaaaattgatgaatcATTATAAGTTATAATTATCAATATCAAAATCAGATTATTGTTTATGTTTGGccatgaataaatataaaaatattatttagtatttgCTTATAAAATAATCGAGTGACGGACATAGTTatcaaaaaacaaaataatggttttatatattttcaaatgaaatcttttgtttTTAATATCTAATTGACTTCAGTCCAGTTCCAAATCAACATTTTGTAAATTTCTATTGGTTTTATCTCAATTTAACTTTAAATAgcttgaataaaattaaaaaatataaaattactaatttataaaataatataaatttcgaTGAATACACTAATAAAAGAAACCTAAATAGAAAATAATGCTATTATAAAAttcacataacatttcattttctaCTTGATTGGTAATCAACGCGACTAGCACGATTCCATTTTGGACCACACCTGAAATGGTGAACACCCTAATCATTAAACCAACACATAAGTTGAATCTCTTCTTTAATTCTATTACGATCTGTATCCTCAACTTGATTTATTTCTTATGAACTAAATCAGCTTTCTCTAACAATGGATCATTATCCTCTATTCTTATAATATTAGGAAGTATAAAACAAGCATTAATTATCCTTATTTGAgtttttatatgtaaaaaaaggATTCTTCATATAGCCCATCGTTTCTTTACTAATTCAAATGTCGGGGATCGatccgattaagcaacgaataagtaaaaaagtgaaagaaattgagaaattaaatacacaaatttaatgtgaaaaaacccctccaacgaggataaaaaatcacaggcaaaaataattttactataatgacaaaaaagaacgaatagtacaaaagatggagataaaaactaaacatTGAAAACCTGAAAACGAAGAACTCtcaaaacataaatacaaaattctctaaaagtgttatgagttctaatatctaataggtgttttttttaaaggttgtaaaaaaacctatttataggctaaattcatatgtcaaataataataaaaatttgactgaaataagaGTCATACTTAACATCAAGTGATCTCTTAATTATAtttaggtcaaataataataaaaatttgactgaaataagaGTCATACGTAACATCA
This window of the Gossypium hirsutum isolate 1008001.06 chromosome A09, Gossypium_hirsutum_v2.1, whole genome shotgun sequence genome carries:
- the LOC107896468 gene encoding heavy metal-associated isoprenylated plant protein 39 → MYFVYLYVVLQFDGFHDRLNHCFVWSLLPVSVPMKKVVLKLDLHEGKEKQKAMKAVSGLSGVDSISMDMKDKKLTVIGDVDPINIVNKLRKQWYTEILTVGPAKEEKKDGGGAKKDEGSGGGGGGGGGGGGGGKKEDDKKKESDQIAELVKAYKAYNPHMTTYYRVVSAEENPNSCVIS